The following nucleotide sequence is from Vanrija pseudolonga chromosome 4, complete sequence.
TTGATGCAGAGGTAGAACCACAGCAGCCAGCGCTGGATCGTGATTGCCGGGTCGACgatgacgcgctcgcccgacTTGAGCACCTTGATGGTGGGGCGCTTGATGGGGTTCTGGTCGGCGAGCAGAACCGACAGCGAGGGCTTGATGAAGCCGGCCGCGAACGCGAGGATGAGCATCGAGATGATGAAGGCCGCGAGGGCGCCCTCCTTGTGCTTGATGACGGCGGGGATGGCGGGGATGACGAGGAACACGTGCGCGAAGAAGCCGATGATGGTGCCGATCCAGATGGCCTTGAAGCGGCCCAGcttggtgtcggcgaggatgccgccgaggatgggGATGACATAGGCTGCGGGTGGTTAGGGTGGGTTGAATGAAGCAAGGTGGGCTTACCGAGGAAAGAGAAAGTCGAGGTGACACCGTTGGACGCCACGAGGCCccagccgagcgcgccggccgactggTTCTTGCCGGCGGGCAGGGGCGCGACGGCTCCGGCGCCGTTACCGCCCTTGGGGAGGGGGTTGTTGACAAAGTTGAAGAAGACAGACGAGCAGCCGTAGTACGAGGCGCGTTCGGCGAACTCGACGACACAGAGGAGGATGGCGATGAAGCTGGGCGGGTGAGTTGGGCTTCCCCTGTCAAGCAGCTGGGCCACACTCACGGCATCGGCGCAGCGACCTTgcgcagcgtctcgagctcctcggcagtgGGGATGgtgtcggggtcgtcgtcgtgcgggAACTGGTTGTTGAGGACGGGCGGGAGGGCgtcctcaaagtcgagcCCGTGGGCCGCGACCTGgcccgctccgcctccgtTGAGCTTGTCGTTCTTGctcatgctgctgctgtctgGGTGTGTGCGGGGGCCTTCAAGCCGGCCGATGGCCTGGCTTTTATCGCAGCCCCGACATTAGCTTACAcagcggctggctggctcgctcgtATCGCGGCTGGGTGTAATCGGAGGTAAGTAGGTGGAGATGGTGCAACATCACATCGAGATATCACGCCAAAGCACTCCACCACCCGCTgcgccaaggacaaggatgACTGTTGGGCCATCGGGGATATGCCCTGAGCAGATGATCAGTGGGAGTCCAGCTCGCTGTCTGTATAGTTTATGCGAGCGAGCTGTGAAAGTCTGTTAGCTGCCGACATCTGGAAACCCGCCTTATGtcgcggctgctgctgcctccctgcctccctcctcccctcccctcagGGCATCAGGCACCACGGCCACAATGACGCCTTTCATCTCACCACCGGCCGGCCACTTGGCAAAGTCCCCGCGTGGTGCATACCTTGCCAAGGCCAACCAAATTTGCCAGCGCGCTAGCCTTTGGCAGTGGACGCTGCGCCGCGGAGGTACCGAGCCGCGGAGGTACCGAGCGAGCGTGGGGGATATCGCGATACGGTGGGGTGATGGCGAATGCCGCAACGAACGCACAGACCTGGCTGGCCGGCACTAACCGCGCGTTTGGtgcagctcgctcgccattCACGGCCTTGTGCGATGGGGCTCGGGAGGAACGAGGAGACGATGGGCTGTAGCGAGCCGCAGTGTGGAGCAGACGAGACGCCGGCTCAGCTTGTGTTGTGTTTGGTCAGCCTGTAATGCTGTACCAAAGCAAGTCAGTCGCCGGCGAtggctcgctgctcgcgacCAACGCGCGTCCACCCCACAATGTAACGAATGGCATCGACGACAGCATTGACGACGGCCTCCTCCGGCCCAAAGTCCCCGCACCCAGCGCCAAGTTGACCGAGGACCAAGgtcgtcggcaccgaggGCATGAAACGGGCGACCCTCAATCTTGGCGCTGTGgcggtggacgacgacgaggcgggcatGTGGCTGGGGGGCGTTGGCTCTGGGTGCCGGTGTGCGTGCCGCCGTGCCGGTGTTCCGCGGCTTGGCAGagtggagggggtggggctCGGTTGGATGCAGCAgtgcgggtgggtggggcgggggaaTGCCGCCAGCGGGCACGAGGAGGCATGCACACATGCTGCTGAGGTCGTTTCTGttgcagctgctgctcgactgCTCGCACCCGCTCGTTACTCTCGATACCAGATCCAACGACGACACCGATAAGCCCTCCGGAGCCGTACCGTTCCTCGTCAACATCGTTAGTCGTGATAAGCATAGCTGCAACACACTGCGCACGCATAGCAACCAGACCAGACCAGACCAGACCAGacaccgcgtcgagcagccaccgcatggcgacgagcgagcatTGAATTCGGCGCGCGCCCCAGGGACGGCAGCCGGCGGGCAAGAATAGACGTCGCGAAAATCAAAATCGTCAACAGATAGCGATGGCGACAGGGTCGCGTCATTGCCCTGAGAGTGTCGTGAGATTGACTGACTGTCGGTAACCAAATGGCCTGATTTCCAAGGCCCAGGCAGGCTGCGGCGGAGCTCTGCGCGCTGCGGGGGATGCATCCGGCATGCATGCCCCAGCtgggagcagcagcgtggcGGAGTCGTCCGCTGCTTGCTTGGGGTTGGCGGAGAGAGACCAGGCCCgatcggcgccggcgccgcgccgcaacGCGCCGAGAGAATGACGGAGCCACACGACATGCAGGGAtgtggcgtggtggtgtgggtggagGGCCgaccccgcggcgccggactcgccggcgacggcggaactagtgcgcgacgcgcgcgaccacgCTCGATTCGAGGTTGGGGCCAATCGGCGCCGCCTTATCCCTCAGCACCACAAGTGCACGCGATACTCCGCCCCGGGCACGTGTTGCCAAGGAGTAAGGAGTAATCGCACGTCGGCTttcgctcgctcgacgccataCTCGCTCTGCTGCAGAGTTGTCGGAGGGGGTCCGAATGTCTTGTCTGGTGCGTACCCCAGTGAGCAGAGCAGCGCCTCGAttcgaggcggtcgagccgCCGGCTAGGCGGGGTGTCGCATTTCGCAATCATGCTGTCGCCGTTGAGACAGCACGCTTGTGCAAAGTCGCCATGGTGAGGACGACGCGAGGGCCACcgcggaggagggagggcgagctcgcgtgAGCAGAGGCCGCCTCGTGGAGGTTAGCGAGCAAGGCcgccgggctcggcgccgtgcccaaGCGACACCCATCAGTCTAGTCTCGCGATCACCGTCTGTCAGTCGCCGTACATGAGTGCCGTGACGAGCCTGCTTCGTCTCGTTTCGAGACCGCCCGGGCTGAGTTCAACCGTCGCGACGGTGGAGAGGGCGGCCCGACatcacgccggcgagctggtaGGGCAGCGGTGGAGAGGGCGGTCCGGGTGCCGACaacacgccggcgagctggcaTGGCGGCGTGTACATCCATCGTCGCTGTGCGTACGGCTCATATGCTAAGGAGTGGCGACGTCAGTGCTCTTCATCGCTCTTCGACAGTGGAAACCGCGCTGGCATGGGCAGCACATGTCGTTGTTGACGGCCGGGGTGAGTTGCAGAAGGTGAGTGTCATGCGGATGGCCCCTTGAGGCCGAGTCGCAAAGCTAGGCTTTATAAGACTCGAGTTGGCGCACAAGGGCGCATGCTCACACGCTTGGGCGCGCTCAGCAAGTCAGCCAGCTTGACCACAATGCCACCGCGTGGGCACATTGACGTCAGCCCGTCCCATGGCCCATCGTGATGGTGCGGCGATGGTGCGCATTCGACAGCCGCCTCAGCCTATATTTAGGCTTCAGCcttgctgcgcgctgcgcaccATGGCGGCACGCAGGCACGCGCCGTcccgccgtgccgagctTGCTTGCTCAAACAAATGCATGGTGAAGTGAGTGTGTGTCCTGAATGCTGGCGTGTCGGTCGTCTatgggtggtggcgcggcgcggtgttGAATGCCGCGAACGGTGCCGTGCGGGGGgatcggcgcggccggctacaagagcacggcgacgacggctgcggctgcggccgcaAGCACACCGCCGCTTAGCGTTGCTGAACGCGCGGCCCCGCTCCCGAAACCCTTGGGGAAGGTGAGCTTGCTTCCGGCAGGCTTGACCTCGAACGTGGGCGACTCGGCGTAGATTGCTGGCGGGTGAGTTACAGCATCAGCACTACCACCCACTATCCAAGTTCTCGTTGTTGGCGCCGATGGGGCCAGTAACAGTCTTGGTGAGCTTGACGTAGTACCCATGCCCGGGGTTGATAGCAGTGTCATATCTGGCGCGTCAGTGCTGATCTGGGCTTTTTACAGCACTCACAGTCCCACGATGCGCGTCAGGTTGCCGGCGCTGCCGAGCGTGTTGGCCATCTTGCCGACAAAGgtcacggcgccgccgtacaTTGTGCCGTCGTTCATGAGCCACACCGAGATCATGtccgtgtcgccgccgccccactTCCACTCCACGACGCCGGTGCCGTTCACGACCCCTGCGCGGATGCCAGTTGTGATCGCCCCTCGGATAATCTCAACTCACACCAGTCCTTGGACGTGGGGTACGTCACGGCCGTGTTGTTGACGTTGTATCCCGGCGTGGGGTCGTtggagggcggcgccgtcgacgttGTCGAGGGAAGCACGACGCGGTACGTGTcggtcgcggtcggcgcccCCGTGATTGTCGAGACGCCCACGGCAGAAGACGTGCGCCGCTTCGACGTTGTTGTCGTCACGTCGTCCTGCGCCGCGACAAGCGCGAGTGCCGAGGTGAGGAGGAGAGCTAGGCGCATGGTAGAGTTGGGGGAGGTGGTAGAGTGGGTGAGTGACAGGTaacgacgaggatgacgaggaaaATCAAACGCGTGTGTCGCTCTGTGTGAAAGTGCGtgacgcgtcgaggcgaggaaggtgacgGGTGGGTGACAAAACGACAACAGCCAGGGGAAGGAAGACGGGAAAGAGATCAcccaccgcgcccacccTGAACGTGTTTTCACCTGCAAAATCACGTGCAATGTCTGATACATGCCGCAGTGGCCGCAGCTGGTGCGGTGCAGGTGGTCGACGCGTCATGCGCAACAACGCGACGAATGCACGCGCGGCACGACACTCGCTGCCTTGTCGCCATGCTTTCAAACGAGCTCACCATCGCCGCCCCCCTCGGCGCCTTCCCCCGGTCTTCGGCTCCGGCGCACAGACGTTATCTTATGCTGCGCCCCCTCGTCATGGCTGACAAGGGTCCCTAGATTCCATCTGTGCTGCCACGTGACGGTGCCAGCACACTGCGCACAGCTTTGAGATCGATCTCCACGTCGAGTTCTTGGCCTCGCGGTCTCGACGACGTTTAGATGACTTGACAGCATACCAGTACCCATACTTGGCATCCCCTTACTCATCACCTCATTGATCGCCAGCAAAAGCTAACCCTTGTTGACTGCTCGCTGCGACTCGACTCTGAGCGCTCGCACCCCGTGAgtggacggcgcgctcgagccatGCCCTGTACTGACGCGCGCAGCCCGGCACGCCTCATCACCATGTTCATGCCAATAGACCGCTTCACGGCGTGGGAGCACAAGCGGCGCAACTTGCTGCTCTGGTTCTGCAGGCCGGCTCCCCCCGCCGATCCCACCTCGGTCCTCGCGGCCCACTTGCCACCCGAGAAGCGCATCACGGCGGTCTGCATCTCAGACACGCACAACACGCAGCCTGACATCCcggacggcgacgtgctTTTCCACTCGGGAGATCTCACCTCGTTCGGCActgcggccgagctgcaaGCCCAGCTCGACTGGCTCGCGTCCCTACCGCACCGGTACAAGGTGGTCATCCCTGGCAACCACgacaaggtgctcgacgagacgTTTGTCGAACCCCGGCGAGACCTCGGCAAGCGGGAAGACCTCAACTGGCACGACCTCACGTACCTCCTCTACTCATCGGTGACGCTCGAGTTCCCAGACCAAGCGCGCTCGCTCAAGGTCTACGGCGACCCGCTGACCCCGGCATATGGCGGCTGGGCGTTCCAGCACCGGCGCAAGGAGGATACCTGGAGGAACACGGTGCCTGCTGGCACGGACGTGCTGCTGTCGCACGGTCCGCCCCTCGgtcacctcgacgacggcaagggaAGCCCATGGCTGCTGCGAGAGCTGCGGCGCGCCCGaccccgcctcctcgtctttGGCCACATCCACGAGTCGCGCGGCaccgaggtcctcgaccACTCTGACTGGGATGCGTGGGCGAGGGACCGGCTCAACCAGCCCACGACACCAGGTATCCTCGAAGTGGTGGCTACAGTtgtcgtgctcctcgtcgggcggATATACTCTGCGGTGGTTGGCAGGCGGGCGCCGCAGAACACTGTCCTCGTCAATGCCGCCTCGATGGGGCGGATGGGTCTGCGGGATAATCCAAGCGAGGCGGCTGGGACTGTCATCTATATCTGACCTCGGTGGCTGAGTGGGTTAGAGTGGGTTGGGACTGTGCACGCAAGCCGTCGGCACTGCCGCCAATGTTAGACATATGCATGAGGGTAATGTTATCGCCACGCATGGCGTGTTGGGGGCAGAGATGTGATACGGCCTCGCTTCACAGGGCGATTGGGCTGCACGCTGGATTTTTTACCACGCGTCTGGAAATAGAGTTTTGGCTTCACCCCACAAACGTCATCTTTGTCGCGTCTCCCACCTCTCCTCCATTCACAACATTCACAACCTCACTCTCCGTCTCGGCCCATCTCATACAAGCACGACACTACTCACCAccgaggcagcagcaatgGGCATCAAGAATAGACCAGAGCAGGGCCGTGAGCCCCATGCAGCTCGCACCGAGGTATGTatcggcctcgccgccgaccgaccgacgccgcctaGTCGGTGTCTTAGCGCGCATCGCGACTGATGGCGACAGCGCGCATTGACCGTGCTTGCTCCGATAGTCCGCTAGTCCGAGCTCGGTATACACGTGGGTAGTTTCCACTCTGCAGGGCTGATCTAAGCCAGgttctccacctcgccgcccggACGAGACACACGGGCCTTCCTGCCGCCCACCTTGCCCGGCGTGGCATGACTGCGCATGGTTGCGCGTGGTGCAGCCACTAGTGGCACCGGCGGCAGGCCTCGATGAAACAGAGGTGGGTGTTCTGATCTGCTCTGCTAACCTGACCTAGAACACGCGCAGGGGAAACGAGCCCTCGCAGACGCCCGGTGCTTCTGGAGGCTAAGCTGTGCCCAACCGGCACTCCCCATCATCTGGCGTCCACTCGGCTCGCAAACTTGATGCCTGTCTCCACATGGTACcgggcggccggcgcgggctcggAGCTTGCACCGTTCGGCGCCGGCACTAGGACAGACCAGAGTAGGTAGTACTTAACACGGAGCTCGAGGTGAGCGGCAAACTCGACCCTCCTCACACAAGCTAACGACCATGGCAGTGGGAGACCTCGAACCCGACACGGCCCGCggggtcgccgagctcacgtacgacgagaaggccaaAACACACGACGACTATCTCGGCGCCCAGGTCCTCGATGCGGGTGATCATGGTGACAAGGCCATCGAAaagcgcgccgactcggacgcggCCTCGGACACTCCGCCACCGCAGATTGGGCCAGACGGCGAGCCCATCATCGTCACGGGTGCCG
It contains:
- the rglC gene encoding putative rhamnogalacturonate lyase C; its protein translation is MFMPIDRFTAWEHKRRNLLLWFCRPAPPADPTSVLAAHLPPEKRITAVCISDTHNTQPDIPDGDVLFHSGDLTSFGTAAELQAQLDWLASLPHRYKVVIPGNHDKVLDETFVEPRRDLGKREDLNWHDLTYLLYSSVTLEFPDQARSLKVYGDPLTPAYGGWAFQHRRKEDTWRNTVPAGTDVLLSHGPPLGHLDDGKGSPWLLRELRRARPRLLVFGHIHESRGTEVLDHSDWDAWARDRLNQPTTPGILEVVATVVVLLVGRIYSAVVGRRAPQNTVLVNAASMGRMGLRDNPSEAAGTVIYI